Proteins encoded by one window of Acidaminococcales bacterium:
- a CDS encoding FMN-binding protein, which yields MNKLTEIAAQACLVAALAFAAGCGSGAGAGYKDGVYRAVSSKDQRGAYGEITITVKGGEISDSKYVTYLKEGEGKIKDQDYGKVNGAISNRDFYNKAQFAVKAMQLYNDKLKQNKTPKGIDALSGATESYRQFMEAADKALKAAQK from the coding sequence ATGAACAAGTTAACTGAAATAGCCGCGCAAGCGTGCTTAGTGGCGGCATTGGCGTTCGCGGCAGGCTGCGGCTCCGGCGCCGGCGCCGGCTACAAAGACGGGGTTTACCGGGCGGTCAGCTCCAAAGACCAGCGGGGCGCTTACGGCGAGATAACCATAACCGTCAAAGGCGGCGAAATATCCGACAGCAAATACGTAACCTACCTGAAAGAGGGGGAGGGCAAGATCAAGGATCAGGACTACGGGAAAGTGAACGGCGCGATTTCCAACCGCGATTTTTATAACAAGGCGCAGTTCGCCGTAAAAGCCATGCAGCTTTACAACGACAAGCTAAAGCAAAATAAAACCCCCAAAGGCATAGACGCCCTGAGCGGCGCCACGGAGAGTTACCGGCAGTTTATGGAAGCGGCGGACAAGGCGCTTAAAGCGGCGCAAAAATAA
- a CDS encoding FIST C-terminal domain-containing protein, producing MLKTAAIFTYELDDAELALSELREQLKSQIVLMKNTVGILMCDPEFIRTGMVKAVCAGLPFPIAGATTMAQSINGETGRLVLTLMVLTSDDVFFSVGASGPINKDNILAAAESSYAEAAKRLGAALEMILLFPPQHMEISGNRYLDAYTRLCPNTPVFGTFAVDDLPEFTDCLTISEGNSSKEAVSFILVGGNVAPRFFIATISGEKMLPYGGEITKSKDNVIMEINDMRAYEYFESIGLAKEGALDPGLQFLPFVLDFKGREDYDAVPVVYELIGLDENGFAVCRGDMYQNSTFKLGIFESEDILATSKEMIKKINAEKDIQALIIFSCLGRRLSLGAEPLKELNLIAETINSGTPYMVAYSGGEICPTSRTKDSVTNRYHNYSLVACIL from the coding sequence ATGCTCAAAACCGCAGCAATATTTACCTATGAATTAGACGATGCCGAACTGGCGCTGTCGGAACTTAGGGAACAGTTAAAAAGCCAAATTGTGCTGATGAAAAACACGGTAGGCATCCTCATGTGCGACCCGGAATTTATCAGGACGGGCATGGTAAAAGCCGTCTGCGCCGGGCTGCCCTTCCCGATCGCCGGCGCCACGACCATGGCGCAGTCAATAAACGGCGAAACAGGGAGGCTTGTCCTTACGCTCATGGTTCTGACCTCGGACGACGTCTTTTTCTCCGTGGGGGCAAGCGGGCCGATCAACAAAGACAATATTTTGGCGGCAGCCGAGTCGTCTTACGCGGAAGCGGCCAAGCGCCTCGGCGCCGCTTTGGAAATGATCCTGCTTTTCCCGCCGCAGCACATGGAAATATCCGGCAACCGTTATTTGGACGCTTATACCAGGTTGTGCCCAAACACGCCCGTCTTCGGCACTTTCGCCGTGGACGACCTGCCTGAGTTTACCGATTGCCTGACCATCAGCGAAGGCAACAGTTCCAAGGAAGCCGTTTCTTTTATTCTTGTCGGCGGCAATGTGGCGCCGCGCTTTTTCATTGCCACTATTTCCGGGGAAAAGATGCTGCCTTACGGCGGCGAAATCACTAAATCAAAAGACAATGTGATTATGGAAATAAACGACATGCGCGCCTACGAATATTTTGAAAGCATCGGGCTGGCCAAAGAAGGCGCGCTTGACCCGGGCCTGCAGTTTTTGCCTTTTGTGCTTGATTTTAAAGGCAGGGAAGATTACGACGCAGTGCCGGTCGTCTACGAGCTGATCGGCCTTGATGAAAACGGTTTCGCGGTTTGCCGGGGCGACATGTATCAAAACTCCACCTTTAAACTGGGGATTTTTGAAAGCGAAGACATTCTTGCCACCAGCAAGGAAATGATCAAAAAAATAAACGCCGAAAAGGACATCCAGGCGCTCATCATATTTTCCTGCCTTGGCCGCCGCCTGTCTTTGGGCGCGGAGCCGCTTAAAGAATTGAACCTCATAGCCGAAACCATTAACAGCGGCACGCCTTATATGGTAGCCTATTCCGGCGGCGAAATTTGCCCCACTTCAAGGACCAAGGATTCGGTAACCAACCGATACCATAATTATTCGCTAGTCGCTTGCATTCTTTGA
- a CDS encoding methylenetetrahydrofolate reductase produces MKIAEIFLRKPTTVSFEIFPPKPDAPFAPVLDAINRLSALRPDFISVTYGAAGVHRGCTMEIAEHIAACGIAALVHLTCIASSPKETDDILEALKERHLRNVLALRGDPPVGDPPFGYPMLAGKIFAKDLVERIKSSGGFCVAAAAYPEGHPECPNRALELFYLKEKIAAGVDFLITQIFFDNAFFYGFLEELDRAAVALPVSAGIMPVFSQKQVERICALCGASIPKKLRLLMDKYGHSQDEMQKAGLEYASLQIEDLLEHNVRGVHLYTMNRPELAEFLVANTKLRQAL; encoded by the coding sequence ATGAAAATAGCGGAAATTTTTCTGCGCAAACCCACCACCGTATCCTTTGAAATATTCCCCCCCAAACCAGATGCGCCGTTTGCGCCTGTGCTGGACGCTATAAACAGGCTGTCGGCTTTGCGGCCCGACTTTATCAGCGTAACTTACGGCGCGGCCGGCGTACATCGCGGGTGTACCATGGAAATAGCCGAACATATAGCCGCCTGCGGCATAGCGGCGCTCGTGCACCTTACTTGTATCGCCAGCAGCCCAAAAGAAACGGACGACATATTGGAAGCCCTCAAGGAACGCCACCTGCGCAATGTACTCGCCCTGCGCGGCGACCCGCCCGTCGGCGATCCGCCCTTCGGTTACCCCATGCTGGCCGGCAAGATTTTCGCCAAGGACCTGGTGGAAAGGATCAAGTCGTCCGGCGGGTTTTGCGTAGCCGCCGCCGCTTATCCGGAAGGGCATCCGGAATGTCCGAACCGCGCCTTGGAACTGTTTTACTTAAAGGAAAAAATTGCCGCCGGCGTGGATTTTCTGATCACGCAGATTTTCTTTGACAACGCTTTTTTCTACGGCTTCCTGGAAGAGCTTGACCGCGCAGCGGTCGCGCTGCCCGTATCGGCCGGGATCATGCCCGTGTTTTCCCAAAAACAAGTAGAGCGCATTTGCGCTTTGTGCGGCGCTTCCATTCCCAAAAAATTGCGGCTTTTGATGGACAAATACGGGCACAGCCAGGATGAAATGCAAAAAGCCGGGCTGGAGTACGCTTCGCTGCAAATAGAAGATCTCCTCGAACACAACGTGCGCGGCGTACACCTTTATACAATGAACCGGCCGGAACTGGCGGAGTTTTTGGTTGCCAACACAAAATTAAGGCAGGCGCTGTGA
- a CDS encoding ABC transporter ATP-binding protein: MHILEIKDVSKIYGNVKALQNVSLSVRKGEWLAIVGPSGSGKTTMMNIIGCMDKPSSGAVRLDGVDISKESGGSLTAIRRDKIGLIFQQFHLINYLTALENVMLAQYYHSMPDEEEALKALARVGLEDRVRHLPSQLSGGEQQRVCIARALINCPALILADEPTGNLDEANEGVVLDIFRKLHREGSTIIVVTHDPEVAREAERVIVLEHGRVAKQIFNKNDGGVPNEQVN, from the coding sequence ATGCATATATTGGAAATTAAGGATGTATCTAAAATATACGGCAACGTAAAAGCGCTGCAAAACGTGAGCCTGTCCGTGCGCAAGGGCGAATGGCTGGCGATCGTGGGACCTTCCGGCTCCGGCAAAACCACCATGATGAATATAATCGGCTGTATGGACAAGCCATCAAGCGGCGCGGTGCGGCTGGACGGCGTAGACATATCAAAAGAAAGCGGCGGGTCGCTTACCGCAATCAGGCGCGACAAAATCGGCCTTATTTTTCAACAGTTTCATCTTATCAACTATTTGACCGCGCTGGAAAACGTAATGCTCGCCCAATATTACCATAGCATGCCGGACGAGGAAGAAGCCTTAAAAGCCCTTGCGCGCGTTGGGCTGGAAGACAGGGTGCGCCATCTGCCCAGCCAGCTTTCCGGCGGCGAGCAGCAGAGGGTTTGCATAGCGCGCGCGCTTATCAACTGCCCGGCGCTTATTTTGGCGGACGAGCCGACCGGCAATCTTGACGAAGCCAACGAAGGCGTGGTTTTGGATATTTTCCGCAAACTGCACCGGGAAGGAAGCACGATTATCGTGGTAACGCACGATCCGGAAGTCGCGCGGGAGGCGGAAAGGGTAATCGTCTTGGAACACGGGCGCGTCGCGAAACAAATCTTTAATAAAAATGACGGAGGCGTACCGAATGAACAAGTTAACTGA
- a CDS encoding EFR1 family ferrodoxin (N-terminal region resembles flavodoxins. C-terminal ferrodoxin region binds two 4Fe-4S clusters.), whose translation MDSKQADIYVFSGSGNTFLLAETVADILSGNNCQATLHPIGRFSASGPERALGIAFPVACMSTYPFIIEFLRSLPPGNGREAFHVGSMAANSFGMQEPIRKLLVNKGYRPIGSRVLKMPSNYGKNLNPKSLSNQNVIKEAIVQAANFAGQLLTGKSRWERIFAPWSGFFHNLAGKDKPWRLFKKMFPLKINKKYCVKCGFCQKICPAASIGKDADGSFYIADTCVSCQHCAAFCPQQAIGIDGESGKAYKVVEYSHLEQALRQ comes from the coding sequence ATGGACAGCAAACAAGCGGATATTTATGTTTTTTCCGGATCCGGGAACACTTTTTTGCTGGCGGAAACCGTTGCCGATATCCTAAGCGGCAACAACTGCCAGGCAACGCTTCATCCGATCGGCCGTTTTTCCGCTTCCGGGCCGGAGCGGGCGCTGGGGATAGCTTTTCCCGTGGCCTGTATGTCCACCTACCCTTTCATAATTGAATTTTTGCGCAGCCTTCCGCCCGGCAACGGGCGGGAAGCGTTTCATGTCGGCAGCATGGCCGCCAATTCGTTCGGGATGCAAGAGCCGATCAGAAAACTGCTGGTTAATAAAGGCTACCGGCCGATCGGCAGCCGTGTGCTGAAGATGCCGTCAAATTACGGCAAAAACCTTAACCCCAAATCGCTTTCCAACCAAAACGTCATCAAAGAAGCCATCGTTCAAGCCGCTAACTTCGCGGGGCAACTGCTTACGGGAAAAAGCCGCTGGGAACGGATCTTCGCGCCTTGGTCGGGCTTTTTTCACAACCTGGCCGGCAAAGATAAGCCCTGGCGGCTTTTTAAGAAAATGTTTCCGCTTAAGATAAATAAGAAATATTGCGTAAAATGCGGCTTCTGCCAAAAAATTTGCCCCGCCGCGTCCATAGGCAAGGACGCCGACGGCAGCTTTTACATCGCCGATACCTGCGTAAGCTGCCAGCACTGCGCCGCTTTTTGTCCGCAACAGGCGATCGGGATAGACGGCGAATCCGGCAAAGCTTACAAAGTAGTCGAATACAGCCATCTGGAACAAGCCCTGCGGCAATGA
- a CDS encoding response regulator, translating to MDETVNKEEYEQLMKNMRALEAENKKLVRKMRADEKLTESIRVHMNIQMNIGKMMLADKIKQEKYNKLFLSHCPDIIFILDKNMKYIMGTNSIAPLLGIKDTPILTGRDFSSIAERYFCAGFRADLLAAISSAVCTGQPFECRRRRLNLSANGRNYEIVVASLANEEKEFDGVLVLMHDSTELTAAKEMAEKASRVKSEFLATMSHEIRTPMNAIIGLHDSIAREPLSEKQKIYLNTMKMSSRALLTIINDILDFSKIDAGEITVEPVDFDLKEFICGLSADAEASARQKGLSFSLFLSPDLPRHICGDEKKMRQIIVNVLTNAVKYTNAGRIELAVTLFGERLCFRVKDTGIGIKDEDIDKIFSPFEQLDLRKKNGIAGTGLGLAISERLCAAMGGSISAESAHGKGSVFTVLLPWAPGAEKTEEAEALYFSAPAAKVLVVDDIDVNLMVAEAVLAEYGIAPDLAESGAKALEFLQKKQYDVIFMDQMMPGMDGIETTRRLRALGGYYAEAPVVALTANVMHGSVEVFKKAGFSDFVSKPIEQGKMSQCLRRWLPKEIICH from the coding sequence ATGGACGAAACTGTCAACAAGGAAGAATACGAGCAGTTAATGAAAAATATGCGCGCCCTGGAAGCGGAGAACAAAAAACTTGTCCGCAAAATGCGCGCCGATGAAAAGCTTACCGAATCCATTCGGGTCCACATGAATATACAAATGAATATCGGCAAAATGATGCTGGCGGACAAAATCAAGCAGGAAAAATACAACAAGCTGTTTTTGTCCCATTGCCCCGACATTATTTTCATACTCGATAAAAACATGAAATATATCATGGGGACAAATTCCATCGCCCCCCTGCTGGGCATAAAAGATACGCCGATCCTTACCGGCCGTGATTTTTCCTCGATTGCCGAGCGGTATTTTTGCGCCGGCTTTCGCGCCGACCTGCTGGCGGCAATAAGCAGCGCGGTCTGCACCGGGCAGCCTTTTGAATGTCGCCGCCGCCGCCTTAACCTGTCGGCCAACGGGCGCAATTACGAAATAGTCGTGGCTTCTTTGGCCAACGAGGAGAAGGAATTTGACGGCGTCCTTGTCCTGATGCACGATTCCACCGAGCTTACGGCCGCCAAGGAAATGGCGGAGAAGGCCAGCCGGGTGAAATCCGAATTTCTCGCCACCATGTCGCATGAAATACGGACGCCGATGAACGCGATCATTGGCTTGCACGATTCGATTGCCCGGGAACCGCTGTCCGAGAAGCAAAAAATTTACCTGAACACCATGAAAATGTCTTCGCGCGCTCTGCTTACAATTATAAATGACATACTGGATTTTTCCAAAATTGACGCCGGAGAAATAACCGTCGAACCGGTCGATTTCGATCTAAAAGAATTTATCTGCGGCCTTTCCGCCGATGCGGAAGCGTCCGCCCGGCAAAAAGGGCTTTCCTTTTCCCTTTTCCTGTCGCCGGACCTTCCGCGGCATATTTGCGGCGACGAAAAAAAAATGCGGCAGATTATCGTCAATGTCTTAACCAATGCCGTAAAATACACAAACGCGGGCAGGATAGAACTTGCGGTTACGCTCTTCGGCGAACGCCTGTGTTTTAGAGTCAAAGATACGGGGATCGGGATAAAGGACGAAGACATTGATAAAATCTTTTCGCCTTTTGAACAGCTTGACCTGCGGAAGAAAAATGGCATAGCCGGCACGGGCCTGGGGCTGGCTATTTCCGAAAGGCTGTGCGCCGCCATGGGCGGCAGCATAAGCGCCGAAAGCGCACACGGAAAAGGCTCCGTCTTTACCGTGCTGCTGCCTTGGGCGCCCGGCGCGGAAAAAACCGAAGAAGCGGAAGCGTTGTATTTTTCGGCGCCGGCGGCCAAAGTGCTGGTAGTGGACGACATTGACGTAAATTTGATGGTGGCCGAGGCGGTACTGGCAGAATACGGCATCGCGCCGGATTTGGCCGAATCCGGCGCCAAGGCGCTGGAATTTTTGCAAAAAAAACAATACGACGTCATCTTCATGGATCAAATGATGCCAGGCATGGACGGAATAGAGACCACCCGGCGGCTGCGCGCCCTCGGCGGCTATTACGCCGAGGCGCCGGTAGTGGCGCTCACCGCCAACGTAATGCATGGTTCGGTTGAAGTGTTTAAAAAAGCCGGTTTCAGCGACTTTGTGTCAAAACCGATCGAACAGGGCAAAATGTCGCAATGTTTGCGCCGCTGGCTGCCCAAGGAAATTATATGCCATTAG
- a CDS encoding metal-dependent transcriptional regulator: MEKLSPAMEDYLKTIYGIGEFASRNPIRISDIAARMGKSKASACYATKTLQGKGLLTKSKYATVHLTDAGARQAEFILKRNSVVSRFLKEVLKVADRTAETDACGIEHVISFECYQSISHYLDTGAEN, from the coding sequence ATGGAAAAACTTTCTCCCGCAATGGAAGATTATTTAAAAACCATCTACGGCATAGGCGAGTTCGCTTCCCGAAACCCCATACGCATAAGCGATATAGCGGCGCGCATGGGCAAAAGCAAAGCCAGCGCGTGTTATGCCACTAAGACGCTGCAAGGCAAGGGCCTTTTGACCAAGAGCAAATACGCTACCGTCCATCTTACCGATGCCGGCGCGCGGCAAGCGGAATTTATCCTGAAAAGAAACAGCGTGGTCAGCCGTTTCCTGAAAGAAGTGCTCAAAGTCGCGGACCGGACGGCGGAAACAGACGCCTGCGGCATAGAGCACGTCATAAGTTTTGAGTGTTACCAATCCATCAGCCATTATCTTGATACCGGCGCGGAAAATTGA
- the rnhA gene encoding ribonuclease HI, which produces MLILAQIAPSVNSGLVRYAKNIKKGGSMQNSVVIYTDGSCLGNPGPGGYAAILRYGAQGRELWGGERQTTNNRMELTGAVRALEQLSRPCRVDIYIDSQYVLNGFVKGWIAQWKKKGWKTAGNKPVKNKDLWEKLDGLSARFEIAWHYVPGHQGQKENERCDELARKAAQKAGTDGDFFLLGEHFSS; this is translated from the coding sequence ATGCTAATATTAGCTCAAATAGCGCCAAGTGTCAACAGCGGCCTTGTTCGGTACGCGAAAAACATAAAAAAAGGTGGTTCCATGCAAAATAGTGTGGTCATATATACGGACGGTTCCTGCCTTGGCAATCCGGGGCCGGGCGGCTATGCCGCGATATTGCGCTACGGCGCGCAAGGCCGCGAATTGTGGGGGGGCGAGAGGCAAACCACCAACAACCGCATGGAGCTGACCGGCGCGGTACGGGCGCTGGAACAGCTTTCCCGCCCTTGCCGCGTCGATATTTATATTGACAGCCAGTATGTGCTGAACGGCTTTGTCAAAGGCTGGATAGCGCAGTGGAAGAAGAAGGGATGGAAAACCGCCGGCAACAAGCCGGTCAAAAACAAGGATCTATGGGAGAAGCTGGACGGGCTGAGTGCGCGGTTCGAGATCGCCTGGCATTATGTTCCCGGGCACCAAGGGCAAAAGGAAAATGAGCGCTGCGACGAACTGGCGCGCAAAGCCGCGCAAAAAGCGGGAACTGACGGGGACTTTTTCTTGCTGGGCGAGCATTTTTCCTCTTGA